The Acidobacteriota bacterium nucleotide sequence GGGGCGATCGCTCGGACGTTCTGGTGGTGGTCGTGCGGTGGTACGGCGGCACCAAGCTCGGCAAGGGCGGTCTGGCGCGGGCCTATGCGGCGGCCGCCCGGCAGGCCGCCGAGGCGGTGGCCTGGACCGTCCGCGCGCCGACCGTCGGCGGCTGCGTGACCGTGGGCTATCAGCAGATCGGGGTTCTCAAGCGGCTGGTGAATCCGCCGTTGGTTTCGCTCGTCGGTGAAGACTACGGCGTGCGGGTACGCCTCACCCTGCGGATACGCGAAGACCAGCTCGACTCGTTCGAGGCGGCCCTGGCGGACCTGGGAGCCACCTTCGAAGTCGCGACGGAGAATTGAATCTCGGAGCCGGCCAGCGCGTAGGCAAGTGTATCGAGATCGCGGTTTCAAGAGCCTCGAGGGAAGGGCGCAAAGAATTGATCGCCGAGGCGGCGAAAAGCGGTGTGTATCGGTGTAGGCTAGATCCCGGTTCTTGGAGTGGGTTTGGCAGCCGTCTTGGCCGCCGTTTTTGGAACGACCGGGCGGCTCCAGCCGCGATCCGGTACATCCCGGCCCGTCTGAAGTGGGGACTGGTACACTGAGAGCCATCGTCAGCTTTCGATTTCACTCGCATCAAAGGAGAGGACCTTGACCGAACCTCCTGTGCCTCCGAGCCCGGGCGATAGTGCTTCGCCACCTCCACCGCCACCCCCGTCGGCGCCGCCACCTCCGCCCTCGTCCGGTGGTCAGCCGAGCCAGAATCGTGGGCTGATGATTGTGCTGTCGTACCTCTGGCTCCTCGCCCTGATTCCGCTGCTGGTGGAAAAGGACGACCGCGAGGTGCAGTGGCACGCCAAGCACGGCTTGGTGCTCTTCGCCGTCGAGATCGTGCTGTGGATCGGCCTGTTCATCCTGGGCATCGTGCTGGCCTTCGTGGGCGATATTGTCGGATGCTTCACTACGGTGCTTTCGTTCGTGGCCTGGATCGGTATCTTGATTCTGCACATCATGTGTATCGTCAAGGGCGTCAACGGTGGACGCATGATCGTGCCGGGCGTGAGCCAGTACGCGGATCGCTTCTAGACTGCCTTTCTCACCGGCAACCTACTGCGAGTCCGTATGTCACTGAATCTGCTGCGTTATCCGCGGAACCTGCTCCTCGACGTACTACCAGTACGCCTTCGTGGCAGAACCCACGGATGCCTTGCATCTTCAGCGACCTACGGCCTCTCGCAACGGTCGCCGACGAGAAATCCAGGCTGACGGGAATCCGTGCGGTCGGGGTGGCGATGGCTGCTGTGGGCCGGAGTCCCGGTGCTCGCCACCGGGGCCGTCCTGGCTTTGCGCTGGTCCGCCACCGCCGACATCGCCGCGGCCGGCCCGGCATGCTGGATCCGCGTGGCGAGCGGCGTTCCGTGTCCCGGATGCGGCATGACCCGGGCCTTTGGCCGTCTCGCCGCCGGCAACCTGTGGCAGGCTTGGGCCTTTCACCCGCTGGCGCCGATCGTGGCCCTCGAGATAGCGATCGGGTGGCTGCTGTGGGGCGTTCATCTGAGCGGCCGCTCGGTGAGCGCCCTGACGGGTCGTCTGGAGCCGCTGCTGTGGGCTCACGTGACGGTTCTCGGGGCGCTGTGGCTCGGTCGCCTGGCCACCGGTACTTTGCCGCACTGAGCGTCCGGCGGCAGGAAATCAATCGGCCCGCTCCGTCGGGCAAAACGCAGTAATGAAGGAGGGGAACCATGTCAGAAC carries:
- a CDS encoding YigZ family protein, giving the protein MKTYRAPRSSGRGEIREKGSRFLGVLLPVTSEGAATAALDAVRREFPSATHHCFAWRIGRRAVERSSDDGEPSGTAGQPILRVLRGGDRSDVLVVVVRWYGGTKLGKGGLARAYAAAARQAAEAVAWTVRAPTVGGCVTVGYQQIGVLKRLVNPPLVSLVGEDYGVRVRLTLRIREDQLDSFEAALADLGATFEVATEN
- a CDS encoding DUF2752 domain-containing protein translates to MLATGAVLALRWSATADIAAAGPACWIRVASGVPCPGCGMTRAFGRLAAGNLWQAWAFHPLAPIVALEIAIGWLLWGVHLSGRSVSALTGRLEPLLWAHVTVLGALWLGRLATGTLPH